One window of the Lactococcus lactis genome contains the following:
- a CDS encoding YbaB/EbfC family nucleoid-associated protein, giving the protein MMNMQSMMKQAQKLQKQMQVSQEEIANTTFVGKSAQDLVTVEFSGDRTLKSLDIKPDVIDPEDPETLQDMVTDAVNDALSQIEKVTEQKLGKFTKGLPF; this is encoded by the coding sequence ATGATGAATATGCAATCAATGATGAAACAAGCACAAAAACTTCAAAAGCAAATGCAAGTTTCACAAGAAGAAATTGCCAATACAACTTTTGTTGGTAAATCTGCTCAAGACCTTGTAACTGTTGAATTTTCAGGTGACCGCACTTTGAAATCTCTCGACATCAAACCTGATGTGATTGACCCTGAAGATCCTGAAACTTTACAAGATATGGTTACTGATGCTGTTAATGATGCGCTAAGCCAAATCGAAAAAGTTACTGAACAAAAACTTGGAAAATTCACTAAAGGATTACCATTTTAA
- a CDS encoding alpha/beta hydrolase: MKKFRKKQIWRVIIGLFTLLLVINLGATLYFYQIACVRNNQQIGQVKSSSPNYSLVQKFDKLSKSTESIKNDGLKLDAWYVPAEHKTNNTVIVVHGFRQDKSAMRQYGQLFHELGYNVLMPDNRGAGQSEGKFITFGYDDKFDVIAWANYLTDKNPESQISLYGLSMGASTVMMASSEKSLPSSVKNIIEDCGYTNAWDEITYQAKESYNIPPFPLVYSVSLESKLRQGWFFQEASATKALTKDKLPILLIHGSNDTYVPTSMVYENYKAVKKGTPKELLVIKGAAHAKSFETNPELYRQTISKFMKAYNP, translated from the coding sequence ATGAAAAAATTTAGAAAAAAACAAATCTGGCGTGTGATAATTGGCCTTTTTACTCTTCTTTTAGTTATTAATTTAGGAGCAACTTTATATTTTTATCAAATTGCCTGTGTTCGAAATAACCAACAGATTGGTCAGGTCAAAAGTAGCAGTCCTAATTATTCTTTAGTACAAAAATTCGATAAATTATCAAAAAGTACTGAGTCAATTAAAAATGATGGTCTGAAACTTGATGCATGGTATGTTCCAGCCGAGCACAAAACTAATAATACAGTAATCGTGGTACATGGTTTTCGCCAAGATAAGTCGGCTATGCGTCAGTATGGTCAACTTTTTCATGAATTAGGTTATAATGTGCTCATGCCAGATAATCGTGGGGCTGGTCAGTCAGAAGGAAAATTCATCACTTTTGGTTATGATGATAAATTTGATGTCATTGCTTGGGCTAACTATCTAACTGACAAGAATCCTGAGAGTCAAATCAGTCTTTATGGACTGTCCATGGGAGCTTCTACAGTAATGATGGCTTCCAGCGAAAAATCTTTACCTTCGTCAGTAAAAAATATTATTGAAGATTGTGGATATACCAACGCTTGGGATGAAATTACTTATCAAGCAAAAGAAAGTTATAATATTCCACCTTTCCCACTCGTTTATAGTGTTTCTCTTGAAAGTAAATTGCGACAAGGTTGGTTTTTCCAAGAGGCTAGTGCTACAAAAGCACTGACAAAAGATAAACTTCCTATTCTATTGATTCATGGAAGTAATGATACTTATGTCCCTACTTCGATGGTTTACGAAAATTATAAAGCTGTCAAAAAAGGAACGCCAAAAGAATTATTGGTTATCAAAGGGGCTGCTCACGCCAAATCATTTGAAACAAATCCTGAACTTTACCGCCAAACAATTTCAAAATTTATGAAAGCTTATAATCCATAA
- a CDS encoding SugE family quaternary ammonium compound efflux SMR transporter has protein sequence MTWIYLLIAGTFEVAWATTMKLSHGFSNLKFTLLTIIGMIASFGFLALALKKLPLGIAYPIWTGIGAVGSILIGLILFKDKVPPLTWLFIACLVVGIIGIKVTSGH, from the coding sequence ATGACTTGGATTTATTTACTTATAGCGGGAACATTTGAAGTGGCTTGGGCAACAACAATGAAGTTGAGCCACGGCTTTTCAAATTTGAAGTTTACACTACTGACAATCATCGGAATGATTGCTAGCTTTGGTTTTCTTGCGCTAGCTCTAAAAAAATTACCTTTAGGGATTGCTTACCCAATTTGGACGGGGATCGGAGCCGTTGGCTCAATCTTAATCGGACTTATTCTATTCAAAGATAAAGTCCCACCATTAACTTGGCTTTTCATTGCCTGTTTAGTCGTGGGTATTATTGGAATAAAAGTAACAAGCGGTCACTAA
- a CDS encoding MFS transporter has product MKNKKSMMNLAISNLFLVFLGAGLVIPVLPTLKEQMHFSGTTMGMMISIFAIAQLVASPVAGALSDKIGRKKLIAIGMIIFSFSELLFGLAQAKTGFYISRALGGVAAAMLMPSVTAYVADMTTIAERPKAMGLVSAAISGGFIIGPGVGGFIAHFGIRVPFYVAAILAFLGFILTITILKEPERTIESHQEIEKVSFLDILKNPLFGSLFIIILISSFGLQAFESIYSIMASINFGFSMSEIALVITVSGILALFFQLFLFDAIVNKIGELGLIQLTFFASAIFIAVIAFTKSNLVVALSTFVVFLAFDLFRPAVTTYLSKHAGNRQGAINGLNSAFTSFGNILGPMAAGYMFDLNHLFPYYISAIILLGTGFLSLFLNRKNFSKI; this is encoded by the coding sequence ATGAAAAACAAAAAAAGCATGATGAATTTAGCAATTTCTAATCTGTTTTTAGTATTTTTGGGTGCAGGTTTAGTCATTCCTGTTTTGCCAACCCTTAAAGAACAAATGCACTTTTCAGGAACAACAATGGGAATGATGATTTCTATTTTTGCAATTGCTCAATTGGTTGCTTCACCAGTCGCTGGTGCTTTATCTGATAAAATTGGGCGCAAAAAACTCATTGCCATTGGAATGATTATTTTTTCTTTTTCTGAACTTTTATTTGGTTTAGCACAAGCGAAAACAGGTTTTTATATTTCGCGAGCGCTAGGGGGTGTCGCAGCTGCGATGCTCATGCCTTCAGTTACTGCTTACGTGGCTGATATGACCACAATTGCCGAACGTCCTAAAGCGATGGGACTTGTTTCAGCAGCAATCAGTGGTGGCTTTATTATTGGTCCTGGAGTGGGTGGTTTTATTGCCCATTTTGGAATACGTGTTCCTTTTTATGTTGCAGCAATTTTAGCTTTCCTTGGTTTTATTTTAACAATCACAATTTTAAAAGAACCAGAGCGCACAATTGAAAGTCATCAAGAAATCGAAAAAGTTTCATTTCTTGATATTCTCAAAAATCCATTATTTGGTTCACTCTTTATTATAATTTTGATTTCATCATTTGGTTTACAGGCCTTTGAGTCAATTTATAGTATCATGGCAAGTATTAACTTTGGTTTTAGTATGAGTGAAATTGCTTTGGTAATTACAGTGAGTGGAATTTTAGCTCTCTTTTTCCAACTTTTCTTATTTGATGCAATCGTCAATAAAATTGGTGAACTTGGCTTGATTCAATTAACTTTCTTTGCCAGTGCAATCTTCATTGCTGTTATTGCCTTTACAAAATCAAATTTAGTCGTTGCTCTTTCTACATTTGTTGTTTTTCTGGCCTTTGATTTATTTAGACCAGCTGTAACAACCTATCTTTCAAAGCATGCGGGAAATCGCCAAGGTGCAATCAATGGCTTGAACTCAGCCTTTACAAGTTTTGGAAATATTTTAGGGCCGATGGCCGCGGGTTATATGTTTGACCTTAACCATTTATTTCCATACTATATCTCTGCGATTATTCTACTGGGAACCGGATTTTTATCACTATTCTTAAACAGAAAAAATTTCAGTAAAATCTAA
- a CDS encoding glycosyltransferase family 2 protein, whose product MKLSIVVPVYNEEESIEIFIKEVEEKTKSLPLEKIFYFVNDGSTDKTLKIIKKLAEKRDDIQYISFSRNFGKEAALLAGLEVAVGDFVTIMDVDLQDPPEMLPEMFEKLQEGYDVVGTRRTSRTGEPPIRSFFAKLFYKIINKISKTQIVDGARDYRLMTRQVVDSILKLQESNRFSKGLFSWVGYEIIYLEYENRERSRGQTSWSFWSLLRYSVDGFVNFSELPLNIATFVGILCFFISIILSLFYTVKTLVWGDSVQGFPTLVILVLMLGGLQLLASGIIGKYLAKTFIEVKKRPNYIIKESNIKSEDEPLNNQKGKRLVM is encoded by the coding sequence ATGAAGTTATCAATTGTAGTTCCGGTGTATAACGAAGAAGAAAGCATCGAAATATTCATAAAGGAAGTGGAAGAAAAAACCAAAAGTTTACCATTAGAAAAAATTTTTTATTTTGTAAATGATGGTTCAACTGATAAGACATTAAAAATAATAAAAAAGCTAGCCGAAAAGAGAGATGATATACAATATATCAGTTTTTCGAGAAATTTTGGTAAAGAAGCCGCTCTATTAGCAGGTTTAGAAGTAGCGGTTGGTGACTTTGTTACGATTATGGATGTAGACTTACAAGACCCGCCAGAAATGCTTCCAGAAATGTTTGAAAAGTTGCAAGAAGGATATGATGTTGTGGGGACAAGACGAACAAGTCGAACCGGAGAACCTCCTATTCGCTCTTTCTTTGCAAAGCTTTTCTATAAAATAATAAATAAAATTTCTAAAACACAAATAGTCGATGGTGCGCGTGATTATCGATTGATGACTCGACAAGTGGTAGATAGCATCTTAAAGCTTCAGGAAAGTAATCGATTTTCCAAAGGTTTGTTTTCTTGGGTGGGTTATGAAATTATTTATTTAGAATATGAGAATAGAGAACGGAGTAGAGGGCAAACTTCATGGTCTTTTTGGAGTTTATTACGCTATTCTGTTGATGGTTTCGTTAATTTTTCCGAGTTACCATTAAATATAGCAACATTTGTTGGTATCCTTTGTTTTTTTATATCAATCATTCTGAGTCTTTTTTATACAGTAAAAACACTTGTTTGGGGTGATAGCGTACAAGGATTTCCAACACTTGTTATCTTAGTTCTAATGTTGGGAGGATTGCAACTTTTAGCCTCTGGAATCATCGGAAAATATTTAGCTAAAACGTTTATTGAAGTAAAAAAACGTCCTAATTATATCATCAAAGAAAGTAATATAAAATCCGAAGACGAACCATTGAACAATCAGAAAGGTAAAAGGTTAGTAATGTGA
- a CDS encoding argininosuccinate synthase: protein MGNKKIVLAYSGGLDTSVAVKWLTDKGFDVIAACMDVGEGKDLNFIHDKALQVGAVESVVLDCKEEFAKIFVGAALKGNLMYENKYPLVSALSRPLIAQKLVEVAKEKGATAIAHGCTGKGNDQVRFEVAIHSLAPELEVIAPVREWHWAREEEIEYANQNGVPIPADLDNPYSIDMNLWGRAIEAGVLENPWSTCPEDAFFMTNSVEDAPNEAEYIEVEFKEGLPIALNGKSLELHEIIKEVNIIAGKHGIGRIDHIENRLVGIKSREFYECPAAITLLKAHKDLEDLTFVRELAHFKPVLENELANLIYNGLWFNPATKALIAYLDETQKVVNGIVKIKLYKGLATPVGRKSTNSLYSEKLATYTAADEFDQAAAVGFIKLWGLPTQVNAQVNLK from the coding sequence ATGGGAAACAAAAAAATTGTCTTGGCATATTCGGGTGGATTGGATACAAGTGTTGCTGTAAAATGGTTGACTGATAAAGGATTTGACGTCATTGCTGCCTGCATGGACGTTGGTGAAGGAAAAGACTTGAATTTTATTCATGATAAGGCTCTTCAAGTAGGGGCAGTGGAATCTGTTGTTTTGGATTGCAAGGAAGAATTCGCTAAAATATTTGTTGGAGCTGCACTCAAAGGAAATTTAATGTATGAAAATAAATATCCTTTAGTATCCGCTTTGAGTCGCCCTTTGATTGCTCAAAAATTAGTAGAAGTAGCCAAAGAAAAAGGGGCAACGGCTATTGCTCATGGTTGTACAGGAAAAGGAAATGACCAAGTGCGTTTTGAAGTAGCCATCCATTCTCTTGCGCCTGAGCTTGAAGTCATTGCTCCAGTTCGTGAGTGGCATTGGGCTCGTGAAGAAGAAATCGAATATGCCAATCAAAATGGTGTTCCTATTCCTGCTGATTTAGACAATCCCTACTCAATTGACATGAATTTATGGGGACGTGCGATTGAAGCTGGTGTTCTTGAAAATCCTTGGAGTACTTGTCCAGAGGATGCTTTCTTTATGACTAATTCTGTGGAGGACGCTCCAAACGAAGCTGAATATATCGAGGTTGAGTTTAAAGAAGGATTACCAATCGCCTTAAATGGAAAAAGCTTAGAATTGCATGAAATCATTAAAGAAGTGAATATTATTGCAGGAAAACATGGAATTGGTCGGATTGACCATATTGAAAATCGCCTGGTTGGGATTAAATCCCGTGAATTTTATGAATGTCCTGCTGCCATTACTTTATTAAAAGCACATAAAGATTTGGAAGATTTAACTTTCGTTCGAGAACTTGCACATTTTAAACCAGTTCTTGAAAATGAATTAGCAAACTTGATTTACAATGGTTTGTGGTTCAATCCTGCTACTAAGGCTTTGATTGCTTATCTTGATGAAACTCAAAAAGTAGTTAACGGGATTGTAAAAATTAAATTATATAAAGGTTTAGCAACACCAGTGGGACGTAAATCAACTAATTCGCTTTACAGCGAAAAATTAGCAACATATACTGCTGCAGATGAGTTTGACCAAGCAGCGGCAGTTGGATTTATTAAATTGTGGGGTCTACCTACTCAAGTCAATGCTCAAGTAAATCTCAAATAA
- the argH gene encoding argininosuccinate lyase codes for MVEKLWGGRFEASLDKQTEEFGASIKFEQRLAPFDLKGSLAHVKMLGETGIITTEESQKIAKGLKKVEEKLLNGQIEFKMENEDIHMNMESYLHQEIGPLAGKLHTARSRNDQVATDMHLYLKSILEAVLEALKGLRETIVKLAVNQIDTIMPGYTHLQHAQPISFGQHLMAYYQMLTRDFERFEFNVKHTDMNPLGAAALAGTTFPIDRMLTTKLLGFEKAYDNSMDAVSDRDFILEFLSNASLLMMHLSRFCEELLLWSSHEFKFVSLSDAYSTGSSIMPQKKNPDMAELIRGKTGRVYGNLTALLTVMKGLPLAYNKDLQEDKEGMFDSADTIITSLTVMNGMLSTLTVNRVNMEKSTEQDFSNATELADYLAAKGLPFRKAHELVGLLVLDCIKKGIYLQDVNLQDYQMLSPLINEDVYEVLKSRTAVSRRNSLGGTGFESVKKQIEEAKKELQI; via the coding sequence ATGGTAGAAAAACTTTGGGGAGGACGTTTTGAGGCGTCACTAGATAAACAAACGGAAGAATTTGGAGCATCAATTAAATTTGAGCAACGACTTGCTCCTTTTGATTTAAAAGGCTCATTAGCTCATGTAAAGATGTTGGGTGAAACAGGAATTATTACTACCGAGGAATCCCAAAAAATTGCCAAAGGTCTGAAAAAAGTAGAAGAAAAGCTTCTTAATGGCCAAATTGAATTCAAGATGGAAAATGAAGATATCCATATGAATATGGAATCTTATCTTCATCAAGAAATTGGTCCACTAGCTGGTAAATTGCATACGGCTCGCTCTAGAAATGATCAAGTGGCAACAGATATGCATCTATACCTCAAAAGTATCTTAGAGGCCGTTTTAGAAGCTTTAAAAGGGTTAAGAGAAACAATTGTAAAGCTCGCTGTAAACCAAATTGACACTATTATGCCTGGTTATACTCATTTACAACATGCACAACCGATTTCCTTTGGTCAACATCTAATGGCTTATTATCAAATGCTGACACGTGATTTTGAACGTTTTGAATTTAATGTTAAGCATACAGATATGAATCCTTTAGGAGCGGCAGCTCTAGCTGGGACAACGTTTCCGATTGATAGAATGTTGACGACAAAATTACTTGGTTTTGAGAAGGCTTATGATAATTCAATGGATGCGGTCAGTGACCGTGACTTTATTTTAGAATTTCTCTCAAATGCAAGTTTGTTAATGATGCACTTATCAAGATTTTGTGAGGAGCTTTTACTATGGTCTAGTCATGAATTCAAATTTGTCAGTCTGTCTGATGCATATTCTACGGGTTCTTCTATTATGCCACAGAAAAAGAATCCAGATATGGCAGAATTAATCAGAGGAAAAACAGGCCGCGTTTATGGAAATCTTACAGCTTTATTGACTGTGATGAAAGGTTTACCTTTAGCTTATAACAAAGATTTGCAAGAAGATAAAGAAGGAATGTTTGATAGTGCTGATACTATAATAACTTCTTTAACAGTTATGAATGGGATGTTGTCAACTTTAACTGTAAACCGTGTAAACATGGAAAAATCAACTGAACAAGATTTTTCTAATGCGACAGAGTTGGCCGATTACCTTGCAGCAAAGGGCCTTCCTTTTAGAAAAGCTCATGAATTAGTGGGTCTCTTAGTATTAGATTGTATAAAAAAAGGAATTTACCTTCAAGATGTAAATTTACAAGATTATCAAATGCTATCTCCATTAATCAATGAAGATGTTTATGAAGTTTTAAAATCAAGAACGGCAGTTTCAAGAAGAAATTCTCTAGGTGGTACGGGATTTGAATCGGTTAAAAAACAAATAGAAGAAGCAAAAAAAGAACTTCAAATTTGA